The nucleotide sequence CGCGCTGCAATGCATGCACGACATCGTCCGCTCGCGTTTCCGTCCGTCCGACTGGAACATCTATGCGGCGCAGGCCTCGGACGGCGACAACGCCACCTCCGACTCGGAGAACGTCGCGCGGCTGTTGACCGACAACATCCTGCCGGTGTCGCAGTTCTTCGCCTATCTCGAGGTCGGCGAATCCGGCACCTATTCGTTCGAGATGCCGGACTCCGCACTGTGGTCGCTGTATGAGCGGCTGCGCGCCAACGGCGAGCCGCTGTCGATGCGCAAGGTGCGCGACCGCAGCGAGATCTTCCCCGTCTTCCACGACCTGTTTCAGCGTCGCGGCACCACGCAGGAGAGGGCGGCATCATGAGCGGATTGCTGTTCGAAGGCGCCGACTGGAATTTCCTCACTCTGCAGCGCATCCACGATGCCTGCGAGACCGTGGCGCAGAAGGAGCTCGGGCTCGACACCTATCCGAACCAGATCGAGGTCATCACCGCCGAGCAGATGCTCGACGCCTATTCCTCGGTCGGCATGCCCCTGTTCTACAAGCACTGGTCGTTCGGCAAGCACTTCGCCTATCACGAGGCCTCCTACCGCAAGGGCCTGATGGGTCTCGCCTATGAGATCGTGATCAACTCCTCGCCCTGCATCTCCTATCTGATGGAGGAGAACACGGCGACGATGCAGACGCTCGTCATCGCGCACGCCGCGTTCGGCCACAACCATTTCTTCAAGAACAACTATCTGTTCAAGCAGTGGACCGATGCCGACGGCATCCTCGACTATCTCGATTTCGCCCGCGGCTACATCGGGCAATGCGAGGAGCGGTTCGGCCGCATGGCGGTCGAGCACACGCTCGATGCCGCGCATGCGCTGATGTCGCATGGCGTCGACCGCTATCCCGGCAAGAAGAAGCTCGACTTCCGCGAGGAGGAGAAGCGCGCCGGCAAGCGCAGGCTCTACGAAGAGGAGCAGTTCAACGATCTCTGGCGCACGGTGCCGACGGGACCGGCCAAGACCAGCGCGGTCTTGAACGTCGAGCGTCGCCGCGCGCTGCTCGGCCTGCCGCAGGAAAATCTGCTCTACTTCCTGGAGAAATCAGCGCCGCGGCTGGCACCGTGGCAGCGCGAGCTGCTGCGCATCGTCCGCCACATCGCGCAATATTTCTATCCGCAGGGCCAGACCAAGGTCATGAACGAGGGCACGGCGACCTACGTGCACTATCGCATCATGAACCGCCTGCACAAGGACGGCCGTCTCACCGACGGCAACTTCCTCGAATTCCTGCAGTCGCACACCAACGTCGTGTTCCAGCCGGAGTTCGACGATCCCCGCTTCTCCGGCTTCAACCCTTACGCGCTCGGCTTTGCGATGATGCAGGACATCGAGCGCATCGTGAAGGATCCGACCGAGGAAGACCGGGAGTGGTTCCCGGACATTGCCGGCACCGGCGACGAGATGGCGGTGCTGCGCGACGTCTGGGCGAACTACCGCGACGAGAGCTTCATCAGCCAGTTCCTCAGCCCGGCGCTGATCCGGCAGCTTCGGCTGTTCCACCTGCATGACGATCCGGCCGAGCGCGCCGGCATTCTGGTCGACGCCATCCACGACGAGCGCGGCTACCGCCGCATCCGCCGCGAGCTGTCGAAGCAGTACGACGTCGGCTACATCGATCCGAACATCGAGGTCGTCGACGTCGACCTCGCCGGCGACCGCCGCCTGATGCTGCGGCATACCGTCGTCAAGGGCGCCCAGCTCAACGAGACCGATACCAAGCGGGTGCTGCAGCACCTCGCCGACCTCTGGAGCTACGACGTCCAGCTCACTGAGGTCGACGCCGCCACCGACAAAGTCCTGAAGGAGTATGTGCTCAATCCCCGGATACAACCGGCGGCCGCCTAACGCGGCCGCCAGGGGGTAGATAGATCAAGCTTTGGGTCGTTTGAGTCGAGCTCTCGCCACACGGGAGGTGCGCCCCCCTCCCCCTTGCGGGGAGGGGGCGGGGGTGGGGGTCCCCGGGCGCCGAACTCACTCGGGGCAAGTCCTATGGGTGTCCCTCCGTATCGCGATTGATAGCGTCAGGTGGCCCCGCCGCTCTCGACAGTCATATATGGCTTCTCATCTCCATCGCCTCATATCCAGCGGAGTTCGCGGACCCCCACCCCCGACCCCTCCCCGCAAGGGGGAGGGGAGCGCACCGCCATCGCCGCTGAAAGCTGTGCTTCAATCGGCGGGCTTCCTCAAGCCAGCGCGTCCTGTCCGGTTGAGCCGGGAAGAAACCTGACGAGTGGCGCGAGTCCCATGAGACCGCTATGGTGCGGGCGCGATCCGGCTCAAGCAGTTTGGATCGGCTGTCGTAGTGTCGATCGAAGTGGGCGTGCGTGACGTGGTTGGATCAGGCGAGGCGACGAGCCGGCGGGACCGGTTTATTCCGATACGCAAGTCCGACGTCCTCGACGCCGTGATCTCGCATGGCGGCCTGGATGACGCCCAGACGAGCGATCTGCGCCAACTGGCGCACATGCTCGGCGCCATCCTGCACCATGAGTATTTCGACGAGCTTGATCGCCTGCGTGATGCCTATTTCGACTTCGACCCCGAGGTGCCCCTTGGCCGCCATCGCTCGCCGGCAGAGAGCGACACCGCCTATCGCAACCTCACCGACGAGTTCGTCCGGGTGCTCGGCGAGGCCAATTTCATCGAGATCACCCATGACGAGATCGAGCGCGCCTTCGCCGAGCACGCGCTGGTGCGGGTCAAGCTGAAGGCGCCGCTCTCCGATTATCGCGCTGTCCGCATGTTCCGGCGCGGCATTCATCAGGAGACGATCGAAGTGCCCGCGCTCTACGGCCTGCGCCGCCGCAAGCAGGAGATCGAGGTCTATGACGACATCATCCTGATGGTCGCGACCAAGCCCGACGAGCCGGCGAAGACAAAGCGCAAGACCGCCGCCTGGCGCGGACGCAACAAGATCCGCGGCGGCGCCGTGCTGTTCAAATATTTCCGCCACATCGCGCGCTTCGATCTCGAAGCGCTGCTGCCGAACGTCCGGGTCGTGATGGGCCTGCGCGAGCAGCTCACGCTTGGCGTGCCGGCGCTGGTCGGCGGCGTGCCGATCCTGCTCAAGCTGGCCTCGACGCTCACGGTGCTGTTCATCGTCGCCGGCTTCTATCTCGGCCTCAGCGGAACGGTGCACGACAACGACACGGAGCAGGCACTCGCCGCGCTGTCCGGCCTATTCGCGCTCGGCGCCTTCATCCTGCGGCAATGGGGCAATTTCCACCGCCAGTCGCTGATCCACCAGAAGCAGGTCACCGACAACATCTACTTCCGCAACGTCAACAACAACTCCGGCATCTTCAACTATCTCATCGGCGAGGCCGAGGACCAGGACTGGAAGGAGGCGGTGCTGGCCTATGGCGGGCTCTTGCTGGCGTCGGTGCCGCTGAGCCGGGCGGCGCTGGGGAGCCATGTCGAGGAGTTGTTGCAACAGATGTTCGGGTTGGGGCGCGCGTTCAATATCGACGAAGCGCTGATCAGGCTGCGTGAGTTCGGGCTCGTCAGCGGTGATGACGACGCGCTGTCGGCGCTGCCGCTGCCGGAGGCAATCGCGCAGCTCGAACGCGTGTGGGCCAATGCGCTGCAGCCATAGTCGAGCTGACCACGAACAGCCAGCTGATGAAGAACCAGCGTACCGTCCTCGATCAACTTGCGACTCTTTCCGCAGCGAAAGCTCCCAACCCTCACCCTGAGGGCCCGCCGAAGGCGGGCGTCTCGAAGGGCGAGGCCCCAGCTCGGGCCTCGCGGTTCGAGACGCGTCGCAAGGGCGACGCTCCTCACCGTGAGGGTTAGCACCGAGGCCGAAGCGACACGTTGGTCATGATGATGGAGGGCTCATCAACCGTAGCCCGGACGAGCGGACGCCTGCGCCCGAAGGGCGGGGGCGGACGCGACATCCGGGGTCTCACGCGCTGTTGCGGTGAGCCGGGATGTCGCTATTGCCGACGCCAAAGCGGCGTCGGCTGGCGCTCATCCGGGCTACTAGGCGCGTCAGCGCAAGCTCGCGTTGATCTTGTCGAGCACGCTCTGCCCGGGGCAAAGATCGGCCGCCTCCAGCCGGTTCAGCGGCCGTTCCACCGTGTTGAGGTGGCTGTGCAGGTCATCTGCCTCGGGATCGACATAGAGCAGCCCGGTCACGATCTGTCCTTGCGCCGCATGCTTCTGCAAAAAGGTCATCGCGCCCAGCCGGTCGTGCGGATCGTAGTCGGCGTCGAGCTTGCGCAGCGCCAGCCGCGAGCCGTCGTGCTGCTCGACGATCTGCACCGTGCCGGGATCTTGGTCGATCTCGATCGGATCGCGGCCGGTCAGCACGTCCAGCCGGTTCACGGCATCGTTATGCTCGCGGACATAGTCGAAGCTCTTGGTCGAGCCGGCGTGATTGTTGAACGCGATGCACGGGCTGATGACGTCGATGAACGCCGCGCCCTTGTGCCGGATCGCGCCCTCGATGATCGGCACCAGCTGCTTCTTGTCGCCGGAGAACGAGCGCGCGACGTAGGTCGCGCCGAGCTGCAGCGCGATGCCGACGAGATCGATCGGGTTGTCGGTGTTGGTGACGCCCTTCTTCGACTTCGATCCGCGGTCGGCAGTCGCCGAGAACTGTCCCTTGGTCAGGCCGTAGACGCCATTGTTTTCGACGATATAGGTCATGTTGACGCCGCGGCGGATCGCATGCGCGAACTGGCCGAAGCCGATCGAGGCGGAATCGCCGTCGCCGGAAACGCCGAGATAGATCAGCTCGCGATTGGCGAGGTTGGCGCCGGTCAGCACCGAGGGCATGCGGCCGTGCACGGTGTTGAAGCCGTGCGAATTGCCGAGGAAATAGTCCGGCGTCTTCGACGAGCAGCCGATGCCGGAGATCTTCGCCACCCGATGCGGCTCGATCGACAGCTCGAAACAGGCCTCGATGATCGAGGCCGTGATCGAATCGTGGCCGCAGCCGGCGCACAAGGTCGAGATCTTGCCCTCGTAGTCGCGATGGCTGTAGCCGAGATCGTTCTTCTTGATGCCGGGATGCTGGAATTTCGGCTTTGCGATGTAGGTCATGAGAGCACCCTGTCACCCAGCGCCGTCATGGCCGGGCTTGACCCGGCCATCCACGTCGAGCCGGGAACGCGAAGGAGATGGATGCCCGGGTCAAGCCCGGGCATGACGGAGGAGAGAGTGGGGAGCACCATCACGACACCGCCTTGCGCAGCGGGGTCACTCGCATCTGGTCCTGATGCGTGCCGATTGCGTCCGCGATGAACCGCGCAGTGATCGGGGTGCCGTCATAGTGCAGGATCGGCACCAGCCGCACCGGGTCGATGCCGTTCTCGGTGACGATCAGCTGGCGCAACTGCGCGTCACGGTTCTGTTCGACCACATAGACGAAGTCGTGCTCGGCGATGAAGCTCGCCACGCTCGAATGGAACGGGAAGGCGCGGATACGCAGCCGGTCGAGCTGGTGGCCGCGCGCCTCCAAAAGTTCGATCGCCTCGTCCATCGCCGGCGCGGTCGAGCCGAAATAGATCACGCCATACTTCGTCGGCTTGGCTGCGTTGGCCTGCAGGGGACGCGGCACCATGTCCTGGGCGGTCTGGAACTTGCGCAGCAGGCGCTGCACGTTGTCGGCGTAGACGGCGCCTTCCTCCGAATAGCGTGCATAACGATCGCGCGACGTGCCGCGGGTGAAGTAGGATCCCTTGGTCGGATGCGTGCCGGGAAGGGTGCGGAACGGAATGCCGTCGCCGTCGACGTCGAGGTAGCGGCCGAAATCGCGGCCATCCTCGAGCATTTCGGCCGTCATCACCTTGCCGCGGTCGTACTGCCGGGCGTCGTCCCATTTCAGCGGCCGGCACAGCCGCTGATTCATGCCGATGTCGAGGTCGAGCATCAGGAAGACCGTGGTCTGCAGCCGTTCGGCGAGATCGAAGGACGCTGCCGCGAATTCGAACGCCTCCGCCGGGTCCTCGGGAAACAGCATGACGTGCTTGGTATCGCCGTGCGAGGCATAACCGCAGGCGATGAGATCGCATTGCTGCGTCCGGGTCGGCATGCCCGTGGAGGGGCCGGCGCGCTGCACGTTCATGATCACGGCCGGGATCTCGGCGAAGTAGGACAGGCCGATGAACTCGGTCATCAGCGATACGCCGGGGCCCGATGTCGTGGTGAAGGCGCGGGCGCCGTTCCAGGATGCACCCACCACCATGCCGATCGAGGCCAGCTCGTCCTCAGCCTGGACGATGGCGTATTTGGCCTGGCCCGTCTCCGGGTCATGCCGCAGCTTCTTGCAGTGATTGGTGAACGCCTCGGCCACCGAGGACGACGGCGTGATCGGATACCACGCGCAGACGGTGGCGCCGCCATAGACGGCGCCGAGCGCGGCGGCGTTGTTGCCTTCGAGGAAGATGCGGTCGCCGACCTTGTCGGCCTTCCTGATGCGCAGGCCGATCGGGCATTTCAGATTCTGCAGCGCCCAGTCGCGGCCGAGATGCAGCGCATGGACGTTGGAGGAGAGCAGCTTCTCCTTGCCCTTGTACTGCTCGCCGATCAGCTGCTCGATCAGCTTCGGGTCCATCTCGAGCAGCGCGGAGAGCGCGCCGAGATAGATGATGTTCTTGAACAGCTGGCGCTGCCGCGGGTCCGAGTAGGTCGAGTTGGTGATCGCGGTCAGCGGCACGCCGATGACGTTCACGTCGTCGCGAAACTTGGTCGACGGCATCGGCTTGGTCGAATCGTAGAACAGGTAGCCGCCCGGCACGATGCCGGCGACGTCCTTGTCCCAGGTCTGCGGGTTCATCGCCACCATCAGGTCGGTGCCGCCGCCGCGGGCGCCGAGATGGCCGGCCTCGGTGACCCGCACCTCGTACCAGGTCGGCAGCCCCTGGATGTTGGACGGGAAGATGTTGCGGGGGCTGACCGGCACGCCGTGGCGGAGCACGGCGCGCGCGAACAATTCGTTGGCGCTGGCCGAGCCGGAGCCGTTGACGTTGGCGAAGCGGACGACGAAGTCGTTTACGCTGCTGAGCGGCGCTTGCTGGGACATGCGTTACCTGCGTGAGTCGTCTCGATGAAATATTTCTGCATGTCCCACGCACCGGTGGGGCAGCGCTCGGCGCACAGGCCACAATGGAGGCAGACGTCCTCGTCCTTCACCATCACGCGCCCGGTCTTCAGATCCGATGACACGTAGAGGTCCTGGTCTGGGTGCAACGACGGCGCCCGCAGCCGCGCGCGCAGATCGGCCTCCTCGCCATTTTCCGTAAAGGTGATGCAGTCCATGGGACAGATGTCGGCGCAGGCGTCGCATTCGATGCATAGCGTGTTCGAAAACACCGTCTGCACGTCGCAGTTCAGGCAGCGGTGCGCCTCGCCGAGTGCGAGCTTGACGTCGTAGCCGAGCTCGACCTCGGCGCGGATGTCCTTCAGCGCCACCACCTTGTCACGGTGCGGCACCTTGAAGCGCTTCTCCGGCGAGACGTCGTTGTCGTAGCTCCATTCGTGGATGCCCATCTTCTGCGACGAGATATGCACCTCGGGCAACGGCCGCTCGGTGATGTCCTCGCCCGACAGCAGGCGATGGATCGACAGCGCCGCCTCGTGGCCCTGCGCGACCGCCCAGATGATGTTCTTCGGGCCGAACGCGGCATCGCCGCCGAAGAACACTTTTGGATTCGTCGAGACGAAGGTCTTGGGATCGACCACCGGCATATGCCATTTGTCGAATTCGATGCCGCAATCGGCCTCGATCCAGGGGAAGGCGTTCTCCTGGCCGACGGCAACGAGAACGTCGTCGCACTCATACGTTACGTCGGGCTCGCCCGAGGGCACCAGCGAGCGCCGGCCCTTGTCGTCATATTCCGCCTTCACCTTCTGGAAGGTGACGCCGGTCAGCTTGCCATTGTCGTGATTGAAGGCGACCGGCACGAGATAGTTGAGGATCGGAATATCCTCATGCAGCGCGTCTTCCTTCTCCCAGGGTGAGGCCTTCATCTCCTCGAAGCCGGAGCGGACGATGACCTTGACGTCCTCGCCGCCGAGGCGGCGCGCGGTGCGACAGCAATCCATCGCAGTGTTGCCGCCGCCCAGCACGATCACGCGCTTGCCGATCTTGTCGGTGTGGCCGAACGAGACGCTGGACAGCCAGTCGATGCCGAGATGGATATTCGCTGCGGCGTCCTTGCGGCCGGGAATGTTCAGCTCGCGGCCGCGCGGCGCGCCGGAGCCGATGAACACGGCATCGTAATTGTCGGCCAGCAGCGCCTTCAGGCTGTCGATGCGATGGCCAGCCTTGTAGTCGACGCCAAGGCTGAGCACATAGCCCGTCTCCTCGTCGATCACGCTGTCAGGCAGCCGGAATTTTGGAATCTGCGAGCGCATCATGCCGCCGGGCTTGGGATCGGCGTCGAACACGGTGCAGTGATAGCCGAGCGGCGCGAGATCGCGCGCGACGGTCAGCGATGCCGGACCGCCGCCGACCAGTGCGATGCGCCGGCCGTTCTTCGGGACAGGCCGCGGCATGCGCTGATGCACGTCGTCCTTGAAATCGGCCGCGACGCGCTTCAGCCGGCAGATCGCGACCGGGCTCTCCTCGACGCGTCCGCGCCGGCAGGCGGGTTCGCAAGGGCGATCGCAGGTGCGTCCGAGAATGCCGGGGAAGACGTTCGACTTCCAATTGATCATGTAGGCGTCGCTGTAGCGACCCTCGGCGATCAGGCGGATGTATTCGGGGACCGGCGTGTGTGCGGGACAAGCCCATTGGCAATCGACCACTTTGTGGAAGTAGTCGGGCGCCGAAATATCAGTCGCTCTCATTCCTACCCTGTCCGCGCGGCGAACCACGAGCGCGCGGCCTTCCTGACGTGAGGGCGACTGATGATCAGGTCAGCAGAGGATCGGTTGAGGTCCGGAGCAGGCCCTGGTCGTCGCCCTTCTGTTTTTTGAATGGCTCAATTGAATAGTCATATCAGACTAGAGCCATTCCAAGGCGCACACAAAGGCAAATTTGCAGAGCTGCTGCTCATACACAGTGTGCGGTGCCGCATTGCAGGCGCGATGTGGCCATGTGTTGCAATGCGAGATGGCGTGACGACGAGTTCGAATGGGCTGCGTTAATAGACGAGAGGCCAGTGAGTGGAGCACGCGCGCGGCCGCACACTCCGTCGTCATGCCCGGGCTTGACCCGGGCATCCACGCGCTTCCCAGGATGCCGAACGACGTGGATAGCCGGGACAAGCCCGGCCATGACGGTGTGGAGAGAGACGAGGCCGTCACTTAGTTCGTAGATGCGATATCAGCGCGGCTGAGGTCCCACATCAGGCGATAGATGCCTGCGGAGATCTGCGTCGCCAGCGGTCCGTCCACCGCAGCGAAGCGCGTCGTCATCAGCGTTGCGATCGCGTGGCTGTCGGTGCCGTCGATCAGGATGAACCAGTCGGCATCGCGTGAGGTTGCTGGGACATCAGCCGCGGGACCGGAGAGATCAGCATCGCCTTCAAGCAGGTGCATCGAGATCACGCCCCTGAGCTCGCGCGGATCGAGCTCGACCTGCAGCGCGTCACGCAAGCCGCCGTCCTGTCCCGGCTTCGGCCGCAACCGGATGATGCCGAGCACCGCACCGCGGCCGGCGCCTTTCGAGATCGTGATCCGCGCGACGCTGCGGATCATGTTCTTGAACCGCGCCATCACCGTCTTCGACCACTCCGTCGGCGCCTCCAGCCGTGCGCGATAGGGCGCGCTGTCGAGCACGTCGATCGTCTCGGTCGAATACAGGCAGAGATATTTGGGGCTGCCCTGCTCGGCGACATAGCGCCGCGCCTCGATGAAGCCGGGAATCGCGACGCGCTCCTCGAGATGCTCGCTGTCGTACCAGCGGTTGAAATCGGCTTCGTCAGCGGCATCGATGTTCATCGATGTCAAAAGCATGCCTGTCCCGGCGATGGGCATTTCGAGCCTCCTGGTGCGTGTGCCGATCCTCATCCTGAGGAGGCCGCCAAAGGCGGCCGTCTCGAAGGATGAGGCCCGGAACGATCACGGGCCTCATGCTTCGAGACGGCGCTGGCGCGCCTCCTCAGCATGAGGGGAATGAGTGATGTGTTTAAGGCGCGCTCGCGCGCGTCGCCATATCGCAGATGGCTTTCATGACCGCATCGCGGATGCCAGGGTCATAAAGATTGTGACCTGCGGCTTCGACGACACGGATTTCGGCCTCGCGCCACACTTCGGCGAGCCGCGCGGACGTCGATGGCGGGCAGAGCAGGTCGTAGCGGCCCTGCACGATGATGCCGGGAATGCCGGCGAGCTTTGTCGCATCGCGCAGCAGCTGATCCGGCGCCATGAAGCTGTCGTGCGAAAAGTAATGCGCCTCCATGAACGGCGTCGCCGGCAAGGCGCTGCCCGAACGGATCGCGAGGCGGTCGAGGTGGGGGCGTGCGGGCTTCACTTCCGACAGCGCCCGCTCGACGTCATGCCAGGCGCGTGCGGCCGGGCCGTGGATCGCGGGATCGGGATCGAGGATGCGGCGGAAATAGGCGTCGCAGGGATTGGCGCGCTCGGTCTCCGGCAGCATCTCGAGGAAGTCGCGATGCAGCGTGGGATGAAAGCGCGCCAGCGTCTCGCCGAACGCCATTTCCACCTCGGCGCGGGTGCCGAGAAAGGTCGCGCGCAGCACGAGGCCTGTGACGCGCTCTGGATGCGCCTGCGCATAGGCGAGTGCCAGTGTGGCGCCCCAGGAGCCGCCGATGACCATCCAGCGCTCGAAGTCGAACTTGGCGCGGATCGCCTCCATGTCGGCGATCAGGTCGGGCAGGGTGTTGTTGTCGCGGCTGCGGGCGGGACGCGAGCGGCCGGCGCCGCGCTGGTCGAACAGC is from Bradyrhizobium sp. ORS 285 and encodes:
- a CDS encoding SpoVR family protein; the protein is MSGLLFEGADWNFLTLQRIHDACETVAQKELGLDTYPNQIEVITAEQMLDAYSSVGMPLFYKHWSFGKHFAYHEASYRKGLMGLAYEIVINSSPCISYLMEENTATMQTLVIAHAAFGHNHFFKNNYLFKQWTDADGILDYLDFARGYIGQCEERFGRMAVEHTLDAAHALMSHGVDRYPGKKKLDFREEEKRAGKRRLYEEEQFNDLWRTVPTGPAKTSAVLNVERRRALLGLPQENLLYFLEKSAPRLAPWQRELLRIVRHIAQYFYPQGQTKVMNEGTATYVHYRIMNRLHKDGRLTDGNFLEFLQSHTNVVFQPEFDDPRFSGFNPYALGFAMMQDIERIVKDPTEEDREWFPDIAGTGDEMAVLRDVWANYRDESFISQFLSPALIRQLRLFHLHDDPAERAGILVDAIHDERGYRRIRRELSKQYDVGYIDPNIEVVDVDLAGDRRLMLRHTVVKGAQLNETDTKRVLQHLADLWSYDVQLTEVDAATDKVLKEYVLNPRIQPAAA
- a CDS encoding TMEM143 family protein, with the translated sequence MVGSGEATSRRDRFIPIRKSDVLDAVISHGGLDDAQTSDLRQLAHMLGAILHHEYFDELDRLRDAYFDFDPEVPLGRHRSPAESDTAYRNLTDEFVRVLGEANFIEITHDEIERAFAEHALVRVKLKAPLSDYRAVRMFRRGIHQETIEVPALYGLRRRKQEIEVYDDIILMVATKPDEPAKTKRKTAAWRGRNKIRGGAVLFKYFRHIARFDLEALLPNVRVVMGLREQLTLGVPALVGGVPILLKLASTLTVLFIVAGFYLGLSGTVHDNDTEQALAALSGLFALGAFILRQWGNFHRQSLIHQKQVTDNIYFRNVNNNSGIFNYLIGEAEDQDWKEAVLAYGGLLLASVPLSRAALGSHVEELLQQMFGLGRAFNIDEALIRLREFGLVSGDDDALSALPLPEAIAQLERVWANALQP
- a CDS encoding 2-oxoacid:ferredoxin oxidoreductase subunit beta; translation: MTYIAKPKFQHPGIKKNDLGYSHRDYEGKISTLCAGCGHDSITASIIEACFELSIEPHRVAKISGIGCSSKTPDYFLGNSHGFNTVHGRMPSVLTGANLANRELIYLGVSGDGDSASIGFGQFAHAIRRGVNMTYIVENNGVYGLTKGQFSATADRGSKSKKGVTNTDNPIDLVGIALQLGATYVARSFSGDKKQLVPIIEGAIRHKGAAFIDVISPCIAFNNHAGSTKSFDYVREHNDAVNRLDVLTGRDPIEIDQDPGTVQIVEQHDGSRLALRKLDADYDPHDRLGAMTFLQKHAAQGQIVTGLLYVDPEADDLHSHLNTVERPLNRLEAADLCPGQSVLDKINASLR
- a CDS encoding 2-oxoacid:acceptor oxidoreductase subunit alpha — protein: MSQQAPLSSVNDFVVRFANVNGSGSASANELFARAVLRHGVPVSPRNIFPSNIQGLPTWYEVRVTEAGHLGARGGGTDLMVAMNPQTWDKDVAGIVPGGYLFYDSTKPMPSTKFRDDVNVIGVPLTAITNSTYSDPRQRQLFKNIIYLGALSALLEMDPKLIEQLIGEQYKGKEKLLSSNVHALHLGRDWALQNLKCPIGLRIRKADKVGDRIFLEGNNAAALGAVYGGATVCAWYPITPSSSVAEAFTNHCKKLRHDPETGQAKYAIVQAEDELASIGMVVGASWNGARAFTTTSGPGVSLMTEFIGLSYFAEIPAVIMNVQRAGPSTGMPTRTQQCDLIACGYASHGDTKHVMLFPEDPAEAFEFAAASFDLAERLQTTVFLMLDLDIGMNQRLCRPLKWDDARQYDRGKVMTAEMLEDGRDFGRYLDVDGDGIPFRTLPGTHPTKGSYFTRGTSRDRYARYSEEGAVYADNVQRLLRKFQTAQDMVPRPLQANAAKPTKYGVIYFGSTAPAMDEAIELLEARGHQLDRLRIRAFPFHSSVASFIAEHDFVYVVEQNRDAQLRQLIVTENGIDPVRLVPILHYDGTPITARFIADAIGTHQDQMRVTPLRKAVS
- a CDS encoding FAD-dependent oxidoreductase — its product is MRATDISAPDYFHKVVDCQWACPAHTPVPEYIRLIAEGRYSDAYMINWKSNVFPGILGRTCDRPCEPACRRGRVEESPVAICRLKRVAADFKDDVHQRMPRPVPKNGRRIALVGGGPASLTVARDLAPLGYHCTVFDADPKPGGMMRSQIPKFRLPDSVIDEETGYVLSLGVDYKAGHRIDSLKALLADNYDAVFIGSGAPRGRELNIPGRKDAAANIHLGIDWLSSVSFGHTDKIGKRVIVLGGGNTAMDCCRTARRLGGEDVKVIVRSGFEEMKASPWEKEDALHEDIPILNYLVPVAFNHDNGKLTGVTFQKVKAEYDDKGRRSLVPSGEPDVTYECDDVLVAVGQENAFPWIEADCGIEFDKWHMPVVDPKTFVSTNPKVFFGGDAAFGPKNIIWAVAQGHEAALSIHRLLSGEDITERPLPEVHISSQKMGIHEWSYDNDVSPEKRFKVPHRDKVVALKDIRAEVELGYDVKLALGEAHRCLNCDVQTVFSNTLCIECDACADICPMDCITFTENGEEADLRARLRAPSLHPDQDLYVSSDLKTGRVMVKDEDVCLHCGLCAERCPTGAWDMQKYFIETTHAGNACPSKRRSAA
- a CDS encoding DUF4286 family protein translates to MPIAGTGMLLTSMNIDAADEADFNRWYDSEHLEERVAIPGFIEARRYVAEQGSPKYLCLYSTETIDVLDSAPYRARLEAPTEWSKTVMARFKNMIRSVARITISKGAGRGAVLGIIRLRPKPGQDGGLRDALQVELDPRELRGVISMHLLEGDADLSGPAADVPATSRDADWFILIDGTDSHAIATLMTTRFAAVDGPLATQISAGIYRLMWDLSRADIASTN
- the pip gene encoding prolyl aminopeptidase, with product MPDAEAGRAAARRNDPFVPLTSEWLDVSGGHQIYVESSGRAGGIPAVYLHGGPGSGCQPDHRRLFDPERFHAVLFDQRGAGRSRPARSRDNNTLPDLIADMEAIRAKFDFERWMVIGGSWGATLALAYAQAHPERVTGLVLRATFLGTRAEVEMAFGETLARFHPTLHRDFLEMLPETERANPCDAYFRRILDPDPAIHGPAARAWHDVERALSEVKPARPHLDRLAIRSGSALPATPFMEAHYFSHDSFMAPDQLLRDATKLAGIPGIIVQGRYDLLCPPSTSARLAEVWREAEIRVVEAAGHNLYDPGIRDAVMKAICDMATRASAP